A window of Kiritimatiellaceae bacterium contains these coding sequences:
- a CDS encoding sulfite exporter TauE/SafE family protein: MDPLLAILLFGVVVFLTHMLEGVTGFGCTVLALPFAAALLGLHTAVPVLVVLGWLLAIYIVARSWRHIQWKPFLFIVLHAAIGLPIGMLLFDKLPETGLKALLATFMVGVGFRGFVKTWRAGHKLLVAKDTRSVWMRLVLLTGGVIHGAFGTGGPFVVIYAGRALPDKSLFRVTLCLLWTVLNTILIVKWTVIGGVWNPQIMKAITAALPFLVAGIAVGDWLHHRVNERLFRMMVYGVLFLAGTAVFYGLVMGK; encoded by the coding sequence ATGGATCCTTTACTTGCCATTTTACTGTTCGGGGTGGTGGTGTTCCTTACGCATATGCTGGAGGGAGTCACAGGATTCGGCTGTACAGTGCTGGCTTTGCCCTTCGCTGCGGCCTTGCTGGGTCTTCATACGGCTGTGCCGGTTCTAGTTGTGCTGGGTTGGCTTCTGGCTATTTACATCGTGGCGAGGTCGTGGCGGCATATTCAATGGAAGCCCTTTCTGTTTATCGTTCTGCATGCCGCCATCGGATTGCCGATCGGTATGCTACTGTTCGATAAGTTGCCGGAAACAGGACTTAAAGCATTACTTGCGACTTTTATGGTGGGGGTCGGGTTCCGAGGATTTGTCAAAACATGGCGCGCTGGTCACAAACTGCTGGTTGCAAAAGACACGCGCTCTGTCTGGATGAGGCTGGTGCTTTTGACTGGCGGGGTGATTCATGGAGCCTTTGGCACCGGCGGCCCTTTTGTTGTTATTTATGCAGGCCGGGCGTTGCCCGATAAGTCCTTGTTCCGGGTTACGCTTTGCCTGCTGTGGACGGTTTTAAATACCATTCTGATTGTCAAATGGACTGTGATTGGCGGGGTTTGGAATCCTCAGATCATGAAAGCCATCACGGCAGCACTTCCTTTTCTTGTTGCCGGGATCGCCGTGGGCGACTGGCTTCATCACCGGGTGAATGAACGATTGTTTCGGATGATGGTATATGGGGTGCTGTTTCTGGCAGGAACGGCTGTTTTTTATGGGTTAGTAATGGGCAAATAA
- a CDS encoding iron-containing alcohol dehydrogenase gives MQKQWDFKLPVRVRFGSGVREEITAVVAQCGERVVLVGDAGVAELDFFKEMKNRIGLCTVFTDVEPNPTVANVDALAGVIREVNADVVVAVGGGSVLDCAKAACCLACTEEPSVRVFHTEGKKFGRDRVPLIAVPTTAGTGSEVTPFAVLDDREKGVKGPIASDSFYPRLALIDPELTYSLPLKITAATGLDALSHAMEGYWSKNHQPICDLMAMEAARLIFKSLPVVYADPSNAESRAAMSYAALLAGMAFQLPKNAMVHACSFPLSNRFHMPHGTACAFTLEFALKLNAPAMDGRMEAFARYCGFFSIEEMSAVIRNLKVNGGLPCTLKDAGIPKAEVSRLVEESFHPLMNNNPVPVTAQILFQMYEELAV, from the coding sequence ATGCAGAAGCAGTGGGATTTTAAACTTCCGGTCAGGGTGCGGTTCGGCTCTGGTGTACGGGAGGAAATAACCGCAGTGGTCGCGCAGTGCGGGGAGCGGGTTGTTCTGGTTGGAGATGCCGGAGTGGCGGAGCTCGATTTTTTTAAAGAGATGAAGAACAGAATCGGCCTCTGTACAGTATTTACTGATGTGGAGCCGAATCCAACGGTGGCAAATGTGGATGCGCTTGCCGGGGTTATTCGTGAAGTCAATGCGGACGTCGTGGTTGCGGTAGGCGGTGGCAGTGTGCTGGATTGTGCAAAGGCGGCCTGTTGTTTGGCCTGTACCGAAGAACCCAGTGTAAGGGTCTTTCATACAGAGGGGAAAAAGTTCGGTCGGGATCGGGTGCCTTTGATTGCCGTGCCGACAACCGCTGGTACCGGTTCCGAAGTTACACCGTTTGCGGTGCTTGATGATCGGGAAAAGGGTGTGAAGGGACCGATTGCTTCTGATTCATTTTATCCGCGATTAGCCCTCATTGATCCGGAGCTGACCTATTCGCTTCCCTTAAAAATAACGGCTGCAACCGGACTGGATGCCTTGTCGCATGCAATGGAAGGGTATTGGTCGAAAAATCACCAGCCGATTTGCGACCTAATGGCAATGGAAGCTGCCCGCCTGATATTCAAAAGCCTGCCTGTGGTGTACGCAGACCCGTCCAATGCAGAGTCTCGTGCGGCGATGTCCTATGCCGCACTGCTGGCCGGCATGGCTTTTCAGCTGCCGAAAAATGCAATGGTACATGCCTGTTCGTTTCCATTGTCAAACCGGTTCCATATGCCGCATGGGACAGCTTGTGCATTCACCTTGGAATTTGCCCTGAAATTGAATGCTCCAGCTATGGACGGACGGATGGAAGCGTTTGCCCGGTATTGCGGATTTTTTTCCATTGAAGAAATGTCTGCCGTCATTCGCAATCTCAAAGTGAACGGCGGGTTGCCATGCACTCTGAAAGACGCCGGGATCCCGAAGGCAGAGGTTTCTCGGCTGGTCGAGGAGAGTTTTCATCCGTTGATGAATAATAATCCGGTTCCGGTGACTGCGCAGATTTTATTTCAGATGTATGAGGAGCTGGCCGTCTGA
- a CDS encoding ROK family protein produces the protein MRNGLIEKKLFIIDYIRRFSPVPRHIISQRFNMNPATVGNIMERLINDGLVMETPLTPLEERRTAGRPPVGLKINPLAGYFIGIDIYDRRLTALLTDFECTPVCEYQATFKQGASVDTILKTLEQSVRALLKISGKPKIKLKGIGLGLPGRINLTDGIAVEYSRIPNWKNIAVGPFLQKAFNTPVFIEHNSNTTALATAWLSYPHISGVVATVLVRTGVSLGIVQDRQIINSGRYSAGELGHTVINFNGPTCRCGNKGCLENYVSGAALSRIVLETAEKYPDWSASKVLKKNTIDADLIWELAAAGDQRSHDILETMFGHLCIGVDTVLKLYAPDVITINGIFHKAAPLLLSAIDRLCSHPLRKQTRICIEPYDLKNSALGAAILAATYTCNPVHNLPGRHAV, from the coding sequence ATGCGAAATGGCCTTATAGAAAAGAAACTTTTTATCATCGACTACATCCGGAGGTTTTCTCCGGTTCCCCGCCACATCATTTCGCAACGTTTCAACATGAATCCAGCCACCGTCGGCAACATAATGGAGCGGCTTATAAATGACGGCCTTGTCATGGAAACCCCACTCACTCCCCTCGAGGAACGCCGTACCGCAGGCCGCCCTCCGGTCGGCCTGAAAATAAACCCGCTCGCAGGTTATTTTATAGGGATTGATATTTATGACAGGCGACTGACAGCACTCCTTACCGATTTCGAATGTACCCCTGTCTGCGAATACCAAGCGACATTCAAACAGGGGGCTTCCGTCGACACGATCCTTAAAACACTCGAACAGTCCGTCCGTGCCCTTTTGAAAATATCAGGCAAGCCAAAAATTAAACTCAAAGGAATCGGCCTTGGCCTTCCGGGCCGCATCAACCTGACCGATGGAATTGCGGTCGAGTATTCCCGTATACCGAACTGGAAAAATATTGCCGTCGGGCCTTTCCTCCAAAAAGCATTCAACACACCCGTATTTATAGAACACAATAGCAACACGACAGCCCTTGCTACGGCCTGGCTTAGCTATCCGCACATATCCGGAGTTGTTGCAACCGTTCTGGTACGGACTGGAGTTTCTCTGGGCATCGTTCAAGACCGTCAAATCATCAATAGCGGCAGGTACAGCGCAGGAGAACTAGGCCATACCGTGATCAATTTTAACGGACCTACCTGCCGGTGCGGAAATAAAGGTTGCCTTGAAAACTACGTATCCGGGGCTGCCTTAAGCCGGATCGTGTTGGAAACAGCGGAAAAATACCCCGACTGGTCGGCCTCAAAAGTACTTAAAAAAAATACGATAGATGCCGATCTGATTTGGGAATTGGCCGCCGCCGGTGACCAACGAAGCCATGATATTCTCGAAACCATGTTTGGGCACCTCTGCATTGGAGTTGATACCGTTTTGAAGCTCTACGCCCCGGATGTCATTACAATTAATGGTATTTTTCACAAAGCCGCCCCCTTGCTGCTAAGCGCAATTGACCGGCTCTGTTCACACCCTCTGCGCAAACAAACCCGCATCTGTATTGAGCCGTACGACTTAAAAAACAGTGCCCTGGGGGCTGCTATCCTCGCAGCAACCTACACCTGCAATCCTGTTCACAATCTTCCCGGCCGACACGCCGTATAA
- a CDS encoding uroporphyrinogen decarboxylase, translated as MSRTQTLDFLNRRNSGYAPVMPITMMFAANYIGVPYKEYALNHAVLVEGQIQTARRFGFDFISAISDPAREAEDCGATAHYFDDQPPALDEHCALLQEKNRLSTLTIPDPLAGGRMTDRVKAVELMKKQAGNEFIVEGWVEGPCAEAADLRGINTLMTDFFDDEQFVRDLLTFSTDMAIQFAKVQIDAGADVIGIGDAACSLIGPSLYSEFVLEEEKRLIKAVHERGAFARLHICGNISGLLNYMPELKCDIIDLDSMVEIETARRILGSDQILLGQIDPVRIIRNGTPDQIRNAVATCKAAASPWYITGAGCEIPRDTPFENLLALTSRA; from the coding sequence ATGTCGCGAACCCAGACCCTTGATTTTCTGAACAGGCGTAACAGTGGATATGCTCCAGTCATGCCTATCACCATGATGTTTGCCGCAAATTATATCGGCGTTCCATACAAAGAGTACGCTCTGAATCATGCCGTACTGGTGGAAGGACAAATACAAACAGCCCGACGCTTCGGCTTCGATTTTATTTCCGCCATTTCCGATCCGGCCAGAGAGGCCGAAGACTGCGGAGCAACGGCACATTATTTTGACGACCAACCCCCGGCGCTGGATGAGCATTGCGCCCTGCTTCAGGAAAAAAACCGGCTAAGTACGTTAACGATTCCGGATCCTCTGGCCGGAGGACGCATGACGGATCGGGTAAAGGCTGTCGAGCTGATGAAAAAACAGGCGGGAAACGAGTTTATCGTTGAGGGCTGGGTGGAAGGCCCTTGCGCCGAAGCGGCCGATTTGCGCGGCATCAATACGCTGATGACCGATTTTTTTGATGACGAACAATTTGTGCGCGACCTGCTTACTTTTTCAACCGACATGGCCATCCAATTTGCGAAGGTGCAAATCGATGCCGGAGCCGATGTCATCGGTATCGGCGATGCCGCCTGCTCACTCATCGGCCCGTCACTCTACAGCGAATTTGTTCTTGAGGAAGAAAAACGGCTGATCAAAGCCGTTCATGAGCGAGGCGCCTTTGCACGTTTGCACATCTGCGGAAACATTTCCGGCCTGCTGAACTATATGCCGGAACTGAAGTGCGACATCATTGACCTGGACTCCATGGTGGAGATAGAGACCGCTCGTCGGATTTTAGGATCGGATCAAATTCTGCTTGGACAGATTGATCCGGTACGAATCATCCGCAACGGCACTCCGGATCAAATTCGCAATGCAGTAGCTACCTGCAAAGCCGCAGCGTCCCCTTGGTATATCACCGGTGCCGGTTGCGAAATTCCCCGGGACACGCCTTTCGAAAACCTGCTGGCGCTAACCTCGCGAGCCTAG
- a CDS encoding sulfatase: protein MNKSLKTALLSAVMAAPATGVFSAPPMNVLLITTDDQGMQAGCYGDKLAITPNLDRLAAEGVLFTRAYVTHASCSPSRSSILTGLYPHQNGHIGLAGAHPEYALKPGISTLPFLLKKAGFYNGIIGKQHVNVGPNEIPFDFEWSRSNNPIVTRDVRTVADKAEEFLKKAGSRPFFLYLNYFDPHRPYDAEANQCKGLPEKPYTAADVIPFGFLGDAATLSDVAAYYNCVNRMDVGLGMLFDRLKQAGQYDNTLVIFISDNGPDFTRAKVTSYEAGVHVPLIVKWPEVSRAGLKCDDLVSAVDIVPTVLDAVGAECPPVAGRSLRETVQGNTPADWRKDLYSEYTSHAENHFYPRRSVRDGDLKLIHNMDSSRANPVNRRGTDNVSGLKDSALKNAFSTDLHPPEWELYNLGKDPFETVNLADHPEYATELTKLQNLLQDWQKETRDPLLDPAELLRLKKAHGL, encoded by the coding sequence GTGAATAAAAGTTTGAAAACCGCATTGCTGAGCGCGGTTATGGCCGCGCCTGCGACGGGAGTTTTTTCCGCGCCGCCGATGAATGTTCTGTTGATCACGACGGACGATCAGGGAATGCAGGCGGGCTGTTATGGCGACAAGCTGGCGATTACACCGAACTTGGATCGGCTCGCCGCCGAAGGGGTGCTGTTCACTCGCGCTTATGTGACGCACGCCTCGTGCAGTCCGTCGCGCAGTTCTATCCTGACCGGCCTTTATCCGCATCAGAACGGACATATCGGACTGGCCGGAGCTCATCCGGAGTATGCTCTGAAACCCGGGATTTCAACCTTGCCGTTCCTGTTGAAAAAAGCGGGGTTCTATAACGGGATTATCGGCAAGCAACACGTCAATGTGGGGCCGAATGAGATTCCTTTCGACTTCGAGTGGTCTCGCAGTAACAACCCGATTGTTACCCGCGACGTCCGGACGGTGGCCGATAAAGCCGAGGAGTTTTTGAAAAAAGCAGGCTCCCGCCCGTTCTTTCTGTATTTGAATTATTTTGATCCGCACCGGCCCTACGATGCGGAGGCGAACCAGTGTAAAGGACTTCCCGAAAAACCTTATACAGCGGCCGATGTCATTCCGTTCGGATTCCTTGGAGATGCCGCCACGCTTTCCGATGTGGCCGCGTATTACAACTGCGTCAATCGCATGGATGTCGGGCTGGGAATGCTGTTCGACCGGTTGAAGCAGGCCGGACAGTATGACAACACACTGGTCATTTTTATCAGCGATAACGGCCCTGATTTCACCCGCGCCAAGGTCACCAGCTATGAGGCAGGAGTGCATGTGCCGTTAATCGTTAAATGGCCCGAAGTCAGCCGGGCCGGATTGAAATGCGATGATTTGGTGTCAGCTGTAGATATCGTTCCAACGGTGCTGGATGCGGTTGGTGCAGAATGTCCGCCGGTGGCGGGCCGTTCGTTGCGTGAGACCGTGCAGGGGAATACACCAGCGGACTGGCGTAAGGATTTATATTCCGAATATACATCCCATGCCGAGAACCACTTTTATCCGCGCCGGTCAGTGCGCGACGGCGATTTGAAGTTAATTCACAACATGGATTCATCCCGAGCTAATCCGGTGAATCGTCGCGGGACAGACAACGTATCCGGACTTAAAGACAGTGCGCTGAAAAACGCTTTTTCAACCGATCTGCATCCGCCGGAGTGGGAATTATACAATCTGGGCAAGGATCCGTTTGAAACGGTTAATCTGGCGGATCATCCCGAATACGCAACGGAGTTGACGAAACTCCAGAATCTACTGCAGGACTGGCAAAAAGAGACCCGTGATCCGTTGCTTGATCCGGCGGAACTGCTGCGCCTTAAAAAAGCGCATGGCCTCTAA
- a CDS encoding sulfatase-like hydrolase/transferase: protein MKRFSKTMWSVGFAAGAAFAGNSDNAVLPPNIVIILADDLGYADLSIHGAKDIKTPNIDALFQGGMEFKEAYVAYPACGPSRASLMTGRHHLRFGFSGNPDQVVPTAPGNLLGLPKEEITLPELLKKQGYATGMFGKWHLGTQPECHPMNRGFDEFYGFLNSLYRYFDLGNMGLPDSMQRGFRRVVEKEYLTDAFARESADFIERHKNGPFFMYVPFSAPHTPLMYDKDPGNASIPLDGTDDVVENRRMLVNMVEGMDRGVGTIMQKLKACGLEENTLVFFLSDNGGPERTGAYNNGLLRGYKGSLLEGGMRVPMAAYWPGKIKPGRSCSHPVLATDIFATSIETAGGKLPADRTYDSKNLMPLLTGISQEPLHGEETLCWDALGLQAARKGDWKLVMSGLKVVGLYNIPADAGEKNNLAGAYPERVHELRSAFERWSAALPPAKFKWLPPDQYRLWAKEHGVAQ, encoded by the coding sequence ATGAAGAGATTCAGCAAAACGATGTGGTCGGTTGGCTTTGCGGCGGGGGCAGCTTTTGCAGGAAACAGCGACAACGCCGTCCTGCCGCCCAACATTGTGATTATTTTAGCGGATGATTTGGGATATGCCGATCTAAGCATCCATGGCGCGAAGGATATAAAAACGCCGAACATTGACGCGCTTTTCCAAGGTGGAATGGAGTTTAAAGAGGCCTATGTCGCTTATCCGGCCTGCGGTCCGTCACGAGCCAGCCTGATGACCGGTCGGCACCATCTGCGTTTCGGTTTCTCCGGCAATCCCGATCAGGTGGTTCCAACGGCTCCCGGCAATCTGCTGGGTCTGCCGAAAGAGGAAATCACCCTTCCTGAACTACTGAAAAAGCAGGGTTATGCCACAGGGATGTTCGGCAAGTGGCATCTGGGGACTCAGCCGGAATGTCACCCCATGAATCGCGGTTTCGATGAATTTTACGGGTTCCTTAATTCCCTCTACCGCTATTTTGATCTGGGCAATATGGGACTTCCGGACAGTATGCAACGAGGATTCAGGCGGGTCGTCGAGAAGGAATATCTGACGGATGCCTTTGCCCGCGAAAGCGCTGATTTTATTGAGCGGCATAAAAACGGGCCGTTTTTTATGTATGTTCCTTTCAGCGCACCGCATACGCCGCTGATGTACGATAAAGACCCCGGCAATGCGTCAATTCCTCTGGATGGAACGGATGATGTGGTTGAGAACCGCCGGATGCTGGTGAACATGGTTGAAGGAATGGATCGAGGTGTCGGCACCATCATGCAGAAGCTCAAAGCGTGCGGGCTGGAAGAAAACACGCTGGTCTTTTTTCTGAGCGACAATGGCGGGCCGGAAAGAACCGGGGCTTACAACAACGGACTGTTGCGCGGCTACAAAGGTTCGCTTCTTGAAGGCGGCATGCGGGTGCCGATGGCTGCCTATTGGCCGGGAAAAATAAAACCCGGCAGATCCTGTTCACATCCGGTGCTGGCTACCGATATTTTTGCAACATCCATCGAAACGGCTGGCGGGAAACTGCCCGCCGACCGGACGTATGATTCGAAGAACCTGATGCCGCTTTTGACAGGGATTTCGCAAGAGCCGCTGCACGGAGAAGAAACGCTTTGCTGGGATGCACTGGGTCTGCAGGCGGCTCGCAAAGGCGACTGGAAGCTGGTAATGAGCGGGCTGAAAGTGGTCGGCCTGTACAACATTCCGGCGGATGCCGGGGAAAAGAATAATCTGGCGGGAGCCTATCCCGAGCGGGTTCATGAATTACGGAGCGCATTTGAACGCTGGAGCGCGGCTCTTCCCCCGGCGAAATTCAAGTGGCTTCCGCCGGATCAGTATCGGTTGTGGGCAAAAGAACATGGAGTCGCTCAGTGA
- a CDS encoding PEP-CTERM sorting domain-containing protein, translating to MKKIIITLMMGMVCSAAQAVLITDNFNRANTTFATNNAQIAVSIGSNWKTARTDDTNTQYRIFNNEVDMGVVSAPLLTKAMLLNTAAGTINAGAATNFTLSADINQYSTNSTSYAGLVFNYQDGGAENGSYYLFRVGGNGAAQFLVFSNFVQQAGSIVNKAGAVSYVSNHVYTYTVSSVDPYIFNISVFDKTTSTMAYTTNNVTVGGTFKKLQDGLGGMYATSGLATFDNFSLDAVPEPATIGMLGVGALAVMLIRRMRR from the coding sequence ATGAAAAAGATAATTATAACATTGATGATGGGTATGGTATGCAGTGCCGCTCAGGCCGTTTTGATAACGGATAACTTCAACCGTGCGAACACGACGTTTGCGACCAATAATGCGCAGATCGCCGTGAGCATCGGATCAAACTGGAAGACGGCCAGAACGGATGATACCAACACGCAATATCGTATTTTTAATAACGAAGTGGATATGGGCGTCGTTTCGGCACCCCTTCTTACCAAGGCGATGTTGCTCAATACCGCTGCAGGTACCATTAATGCCGGAGCTGCAACAAACTTCACACTGTCCGCTGATATTAACCAATACTCGACTAACTCGACATCCTATGCCGGATTAGTTTTTAACTATCAGGATGGCGGCGCGGAAAATGGCAGTTACTATTTATTCCGCGTTGGAGGGAACGGTGCAGCTCAGTTTCTAGTCTTTTCAAATTTCGTTCAACAGGCCGGTTCGATTGTAAACAAAGCCGGTGCAGTGTCGTATGTCTCGAATCACGTGTACACCTACACGGTCTCTTCCGTCGATCCGTACATATTTAATATCAGCGTCTTTGATAAGACGACTAGCACAATGGCTTATACAACCAATAATGTCACGGTAGGTGGAACATTCAAGAAGCTTCAGGACGGGCTGGGCGGCATGTATGCCACTTCCGGTCTTGCCACGTTTGACAACTTCAGTCTGGACGCGGTTCCTGAACCGGCCACCATCGGAATGCTGGGCGTTGGTGCGCTGGCGGTGATGTTGATCCGTCGCATGCGTCGCTAA
- a CDS encoding sulfatase: MKRKQDSEAFVRRHKPHRKLLFNALRFSALTASLAPAAETVRPNILFIAVDDLRPQLGCYGNAQMKTPNIDRLAGQGVLFRRAYCQFAVCGPSRASVLSGMYPEHSKVQDNVLNFRQTVPDTVSLPQYFRENGYQTVGMGKIFHHMANTDPASWSRWENIPGRGYFLPQNIEDQKKRQAGIAAREAAGEKFTEHQKYVYTVGPFSEAADADEAGYPDGELASKAIGVLRGFQGSEEPFFLAVGFLKPHLPLIVPKKYWDLYDPEQLPVPENMSFPQGAPAYAAHDSFEARTYSDLPKSGPIPDEVRRRITHGYYAACSFIDAQVGKVLNELTTLGMESNTVIVLWGDNGFHLGDNGIIGKDTDYEAAARCPLIVCAPSLTPERTDRLVELVDIFPTLCDLAGLAIPPQCDGKSLMPLLIKPDQPWKTAAFTMNRRNWQHPNAGYSMRTDRYRYVRWLNPTGDTIAEELYDYEKDAHETRNLISNPEYEPVVKDLRKQFDAESPLMIQRGGQPKKTAERPASAVTDTPVAAGTVTDHFDRKSTAFVGKEASEQLGEGWKTDAGSKWRITENRLNTQGSATPPFPVLYHAAMVTKNTDKAGFKLSGTVMLKTESASAFAGLCCNYQDSEKQYVFRFSGDGRVQFLRQNSKELVFNKANAFKQVAGTSYKLTIRSVAPYAFKLTIENAESGEVLFAQEVADAQHSYVDGCGGVYSTCGVAYFDDIVCEPLRTAAGN, translated from the coding sequence GTGAAGAGAAAACAGGATTCCGAAGCTTTCGTGCGAAGGCATAAGCCACACCGGAAGCTGCTTTTCAATGCGCTCCGGTTTTCTGCATTAACCGCCAGTCTTGCACCGGCGGCAGAAACGGTTCGCCCGAATATTTTATTCATAGCGGTGGATGACCTGCGTCCGCAGCTGGGCTGCTACGGTAACGCACAGATGAAAACACCGAACATCGACCGGTTGGCCGGACAGGGTGTTTTATTCCGGCGCGCATACTGTCAGTTCGCGGTTTGCGGCCCGTCCCGGGCGAGCGTTCTTTCGGGAATGTATCCTGAACACAGTAAGGTGCAGGATAATGTGCTGAATTTCCGGCAGACGGTTCCGGATACGGTTTCCTTGCCGCAGTACTTTCGCGAAAACGGATACCAGACGGTCGGCATGGGCAAGATTTTTCATCACATGGCCAACACCGATCCCGCCTCGTGGAGCCGCTGGGAAAACATTCCGGGCCGGGGTTATTTCCTTCCTCAGAATATTGAGGATCAGAAAAAACGGCAGGCGGGGATCGCGGCCCGCGAGGCGGCGGGCGAAAAATTCACAGAACACCAGAAGTACGTTTATACTGTTGGACCATTCAGTGAAGCGGCGGACGCGGATGAAGCAGGCTATCCCGACGGTGAACTGGCCTCCAAAGCGATCGGCGTGTTGCGCGGGTTCCAAGGTTCGGAAGAACCGTTTTTTCTGGCCGTCGGATTCCTGAAGCCGCACCTGCCGCTGATTGTTCCCAAAAAATACTGGGACTTGTATGATCCGGAGCAGCTGCCTGTTCCGGAAAATATGTCGTTCCCGCAGGGCGCGCCAGCCTATGCCGCACACGATTCCTTTGAAGCGCGCACATACAGCGATCTTCCCAAAAGCGGCCCGATTCCTGATGAAGTCCGGCGACGTATAACGCACGGCTATTACGCGGCCTGCTCGTTTATCGATGCGCAAGTCGGAAAGGTTCTGAATGAGCTGACGACGCTCGGTATGGAGAGCAATACGGTGATTGTTCTGTGGGGCGACAATGGATTCCACCTTGGCGACAACGGCATCATTGGAAAAGATACCGATTATGAGGCCGCGGCCCGCTGCCCGCTGATCGTTTGTGCTCCGTCGTTGACTCCAGAGCGGACTGACCGGCTGGTCGAGCTGGTGGATATTTTCCCCACGCTTTGCGACTTGGCGGGACTTGCGATTCCTCCGCAGTGTGACGGAAAGAGCCTGATGCCATTGCTGATCAAACCAGATCAGCCATGGAAAACCGCCGCATTCACCATGAACCGGCGCAACTGGCAGCATCCGAATGCCGGATACTCCATGCGCACCGACCGCTACCGGTATGTCCGTTGGCTTAATCCTACCGGAGACACCATTGCCGAAGAACTCTACGACTACGAAAAGGATGCGCACGAAACCCGCAATCTGATTTCGAATCCCGAATATGAACCCGTCGTAAAAGACCTGCGCAAGCAGTTCGATGCAGAAAGTCCATTGATGATTCAGCGGGGCGGGCAGCCGAAGAAAACTGCGGAACGTCCGGCCTCCGCCGTGACAGACACCCCGGTGGCGGCTGGAACCGTAACCGACCATTTTGACCGCAAATCTACCGCTTTCGTCGGAAAAGAAGCATCGGAACAGCTTGGTGAAGGGTGGAAAACCGACGCTGGCAGTAAATGGAGAATTACGGAAAACCGGCTAAACACACAGGGCTCTGCAACACCGCCATTCCCGGTTCTTTATCATGCAGCCATGGTTACCAAAAATACGGACAAAGCCGGATTTAAGCTTTCCGGAACTGTGATGCTCAAAACGGAGAGTGCGAGTGCGTTTGCCGGCCTGTGCTGTAATTATCAGGACAGCGAAAAGCAGTATGTTTTTCGTTTCAGCGGCGATGGAAGAGTTCAGTTTTTACGCCAGAACAGCAAGGAGCTGGTTTTTAACAAGGCAAATGCATTCAAGCAGGTTGCAGGAACATCCTATAAGCTGACAATCCGGTCGGTGGCACCTTACGCGTTCAAGCTGACGATTGAAAATGCAGAAAGCGGAGAGGTTCTCTTTGCTCAAGAGGTTGCGGATGCTCAGCACAGCTATGTTGATGGGTGCGGTGGCGTCTATTCAACCTGTGGCGTTGCGTATTTTGATGACATCGTATGTGAGCCGCTACGGACTGCCGCCGGTAATTAA